Part of the Deltaproteobacteria bacterium genome, GTCTCCCTACCGCACCTATGATCCGTACTACAGCGGGGGCTATTACGATCCATACTATGGCAACCGTAACCCCTATTCGTATGGAAGTTACGATAATCGCTCACATGGACAGGTACATCGTGACATTGAACGTGATGCAGACCGGGTCGAGCGGAAATACGAAAAAGGCATGCGCCGCTTAGACCGACAAGAACAAGAGGCACGAGAGAAGGCCGCACGACGCTTTGGTGGGAATACCTCTGATCCACGTTACCAGGACAGATTGGGAGAGATCGACCGCAAATACGACCACAAGCGAAATAAAGTCGACAATTTACGAGATAAAGGCCATCGCAACCTTGACCGTGGCCACGATCGTTATCATCGGGGATGGTAAGCAAAAGGCAATAGCATAGAAAACAAAAGGGGCGACCAAGTTGGTCGCCCCTTCGTGTTTCATCTCTTACAAGAACAAGAAACTATTTTTTCTCAGCTTGAGCTGGCGCAGGAGCAGCGGCAGCCGGTGCCGGAGCTGGGGCCTCAACCTTCGGTGCACCTTCAACTTTCAGTACTTTGACATCGAAAATCAATTTCTTCCCAGCTAACGGATGGTTCATATCGAGAACCACAGTCTTGTCTTTAATCTCTTTGACCTCGGCAAACATCATCTGGCCGTTCGGGGCACGCCCAGTCAGCTTTGAACCAACCTTCCGCGCACCTTCCGGAATTTTATCCACCTCGACCTCTTGGGTGCGTTTGGGGTCAACCTGGCCATACCCTTCGTCAGGTGAGACTTCAACATGTTTCGTTTCTCCGGCTTTGAGCCCTACCAAATTTTTCTCCAGCCCAGGCACAATCTGATGCGCTCCGTGTGTATACACTAAAGGCTCTTTACCTACGTTTGATTGGACCTGGGTTTTATCATCAAGACTGAGAGTAAATTCCAAGGACACTTGTTTGCCATCAGCAATAACTCCAGCAGCAGCCGGTTTCTTCTCATCTGCCCAACTTGGGCCCACCAATGCCCATACCAAGCTCGCACCCACTGCCAGTGCAATGCTGCTTCTGCTTTTTCTTCCGTTCATCATCCCTGTTCACTCCTTTCCAAAAAAAGAAGGCACGAGGCGGAAAATCGCAATTCTCGTGCCCTCTATAAAGTGATGCCCTCGAAAATCTTTAACGAGTGACGGTCACCATACCATAACACCCACGGGATCAAAAGGTTCTTCTGTTTACAACATGCGTGGCGGTTCCAGGTGCGAGCCGAGCGTGCTGTCAAACACCTTGAAGAGATGATCAAGATCCCACGGCCCTTGGCTATAAATCACCTTCTCAGGAACGATGTGCGTGTAGAGCGCAATGCGATACCCACTAGCACCAAACACTTGTCCGTTCACATGTGCGGCTTTGTCGCTCGCAAGATAGGCGACGATCGGCGCAACGTTATTCGGGTCCATCGGACTCGCTTGAGCCTGCTCACTACTTGTTGAAAGACCCATCTGTTGCGCAAAGTTGGCAGGAATCGTATCAGTCATGCGAGTCGCTGCGCCGGGCATGATGGCGTTACACGTGATCCCATACTTCGCGAGCGAATTAGCGCAACTATAGGTCAGTCCGAGAATCCCAGCTTTGGCCGCAGCATAGTTCGGCTGCCCCGGCGCGCCAAGCGCTGAACCAGACGAGAAGTTAATGATACGTCCACTCTTCTGTTGGCGCATCGCTGCTGAGGCTGGACGAATCGTGCAGTAATGTCCTTTGAGATGAACGGCGATCACCGCATCCCATTCTTCTTCGCTCATGTTGAAGATCATGCGGTCGCGCAAAATGCCTGCACAGTTAACCAAGATGTCGATTCTGCCAAACGAATCGATCGCGTTTTGAATGAGGTTCTCTCCGCCTTTCACAGTCGCGATATTATCGGTGTTCGCAACCGCTTGCCCACCCGCTTTTTTGATCTCATCAACAACTTGTTGGGCTGGCCCTTTGTCTACGCCTTCCCCTGCGACGCTCGCGCCTAGATCGTTGACCACGACTTTAGCGCCTTCCTTTGCCATCAACAGCGCAATGCCACGTCCAATGCCACGTCCTGAACCAGTAATTGCTGCAACTTTGCCATCGAGTTTGCCCATGATGAATTCCTCCTTTTCTTTTTTAGCCCTCAGCGTTCAGCTGTCAGCTATCAGCAAGAATCGAACAAGTTTTTCTCCTTTAGCTGACCGCTGAGGGCTAAGGGCTGATAGCTTTTTACCCCTTCGGCAATCCCAACATCCGATCACCGAGAATGCCACGTTGAATCTCCGACGTACCACCACCAATAGTGAGTAAGCGATACCACAACGCCGCACGTGGCCAGCGCCCGTGATCAACGGCGTGCGACGAGCCCTGGACCACCTGCGCATACGGCCCCAACAGTTCAGTAGCAAATTGCGCGATGCGCATATTGAGGTCTGAACCAAACAATTTGTTGATCGACCCTTCTGGCCCAGGCGGAGTGCCTTTGAGCCGTTTGCTGAAGCTGCGAAACATGTTGTAAGTAATCGCCTGGCTCTCCATCGTGAACTGTGCGAGCTTTTGTCGCACGGCTGGGTCTTTACTCGCTGGTTGTCCGTTAATTTCAAACACCTGACAGAGACGAATCAACTCTTTAA contains:
- a CDS encoding peptidylprolyl isomerase; translated protein: MMNGRKSRSSIALAVGASLVWALVGPSWADEKKPAAAGVIADGKQVSLEFTLSLDDKTQVQSNVGKEPLVYTHGAHQIVPGLEKNLVGLKAGETKHVEVSPDEGYGQVDPKRTQEVEVDKIPEGARKVGSKLTGRAPNGQMMFAEVKEIKDKTVVLDMNHPLAGKKLIFDVKVLKVEGAPKVEAPAPAPAAAAPAPAQAEKK
- a CDS encoding SDR family oxidoreductase; the protein is MGKLDGKVAAITGSGRGIGRGIALLMAKEGAKVVVNDLGASVAGEGVDKGPAQQVVDEIKKAGGQAVANTDNIATVKGGENLIQNAIDSFGRIDILVNCAGILRDRMIFNMSEEEWDAVIAVHLKGHYCTIRPASAAMRQQKSGRIINFSSGSALGAPGQPNYAAAKAGILGLTYSCANSLAKYGITCNAIMPGAATRMTDTIPANFAQQMGLSTSSEQAQASPMDPNNVAPIVAYLASDKAAHVNGQVFGASGYRIALYTHIVPEKVIYSQGPWDLDHLFKVFDSTLGSHLEPPRML